One Frankia alni ACN14a DNA window includes the following coding sequences:
- a CDS encoding zinc-binding dehydrogenase codes for MYAVRLHEFGPASNLRHEQVDDPVPAAGQVRIAVAAAGVHLVDTTLRQGWAGGPFQRPELPTIPGREVAGTVDAVGPGVDDGWLGRRVVAHLGQAGQGYAQLAVREVDNVHPIPPTLDAPAAVAMIGTGRTAIGILDVAELTAEDVVLITAAAGGIGSLLVQAARGVGATVVAIAGGAVKVAAARRLGADLAVDYTLADWPDAVRAALDGRTVTVTLDGVGGPAGRAALELIGPAGRYYTFGWAAGSPTTITTEDVTERGLLVASVLGPRMFRRPGGLAALEEAALAAAAAGTLVPAVQTFPLAEAAAAHAALEGRATTGKVVLLP; via the coding sequence ATGTACGCAGTCCGGCTGCACGAGTTCGGCCCGGCGAGCAATCTCCGCCACGAGCAGGTCGACGATCCGGTGCCGGCGGCCGGCCAGGTGCGCATCGCGGTGGCCGCGGCCGGCGTGCACCTGGTCGACACCACTCTGCGGCAGGGCTGGGCCGGCGGCCCGTTCCAGCGCCCCGAGCTGCCGACCATCCCGGGGCGGGAGGTCGCCGGCACGGTCGACGCCGTCGGGCCGGGTGTCGACGACGGGTGGCTCGGCCGGCGGGTCGTCGCCCATCTCGGCCAGGCCGGCCAGGGGTACGCCCAGCTCGCCGTCCGCGAGGTGGACAACGTCCATCCCATCCCGCCCACCCTCGACGCCCCCGCCGCCGTGGCGATGATCGGTACCGGTCGCACCGCGATCGGCATCCTCGACGTCGCCGAACTGACCGCCGAGGACGTCGTCCTGATCACCGCCGCGGCCGGCGGCATCGGCAGCCTGCTCGTCCAGGCGGCCCGCGGCGTCGGAGCGACCGTCGTCGCCATCGCCGGGGGAGCCGTGAAGGTCGCCGCGGCGCGCCGCCTCGGCGCCGACCTCGCCGTCGACTACACCCTCGCCGACTGGCCGGACGCCGTCCGGGCCGCCCTCGACGGCCGCACCGTGACCGTCACCCTGGACGGGGTGGGCGGCCCCGCCGGCCGCGCCGCCCTGGAACTGATCGGACCGGCCGGCCGCTACTACACGTTCGGCTGGGCGGCCGGGTCGCCCACCACCATCACCACCGAGGACGTGACGGAGCGTGGACTGCTCGTCGCCTCCGTCCTCGGCCCACGGATGTTCCGCCGGCCAGGCGGGCTGGCGGCGCTGGAGGAGGCCGCGCTCGCCGCGGCGGCCGCCGGCACCCTGGTACCAGCCGTGCAGACCTTCCCGCTGGCCGAGGCCGCCGCGGCACATGCGGCCCTGGAAGGCCGCGCGACGACGGGCAAGGTCGTCCTGCTCCCCTGA
- a CDS encoding NUDIX hydrolase, whose protein sequence is MTPSARPFATATSTAGGPAVDPTDPVAAPVRINVRALLVEGDRILLANERGQTWFHLLGGRVEAGETVQGALRRLLDEQAGIELDHVTFAGCLEGTTIEHGERVGVLDVVFAADRSWAGEFGTRLDDLDIVSASLVSLPDLDLRPATLRQLIPEWLLHARPAWYGASER, encoded by the coding sequence GTGACACCGTCCGCTCGCCCGTTCGCCACCGCCACCAGCACCGCCGGTGGTCCGGCCGTCGACCCCACGGATCCGGTCGCGGCGCCGGTGCGGATCAACGTCCGCGCGCTGCTCGTCGAGGGTGACCGGATCCTGCTCGCCAACGAACGCGGTCAGACGTGGTTCCACCTGCTCGGTGGTCGGGTCGAGGCCGGGGAGACGGTGCAGGGGGCCTTGCGCCGCCTGCTCGACGAACAGGCCGGCATCGAGCTGGACCACGTCACGTTCGCCGGCTGTCTCGAGGGCACCACGATCGAGCACGGCGAGCGGGTCGGGGTGCTCGACGTCGTCTTCGCGGCCGACCGGTCCTGGGCCGGCGAGTTCGGCACCAGGCTCGACGACCTCGACATCGTCTCGGCGTCCCTCGTGAGCCTCCCCGACCTGGACCTGCGCCCGGCCACCCTGCGTCAACTCATCCCCGAGTGGCTGCTGCACGCCCGACCGGCCTGGTACGGGGCGAGCGAGCGCTGA
- a CDS encoding TOBE domain-containing protein → MPRFRISEAAALLGVSDDTIRRWADSGRLPTVLDDAGRRAIEGANLAEFAKDMAGDQGSTATPVVAESARNRFPGIITRVTRDTVMAQVEIQAGPHRLVSLMSREAADELGLEPGVLAVGAVKSTNVVIEMPDRR, encoded by the coding sequence ATGCCGAGATTCCGGATCAGTGAGGCGGCAGCGCTGCTCGGTGTCAGCGACGACACCATCCGCCGATGGGCGGACAGCGGCAGACTGCCAACCGTCCTGGACGACGCCGGTCGCCGAGCGATCGAGGGCGCCAACCTGGCCGAGTTCGCCAAGGATATGGCAGGAGACCAGGGCAGTACAGCGACGCCCGTCGTCGCCGAGTCCGCCCGCAACCGATTTCCCGGGATCATCACCCGGGTCACCCGGGACACGGTGATGGCCCAGGTCGAGATCCAGGCCGGGCCGCACCGGCTGGTCTCCCTGATGAGCCGGGAGGCCGCCGACGAACTCGGGCTCGAACCCGGCGTCCTCGCGGTCGGCGCGGTGAAGTCGACCAACGTCGTCATCGAGATGCCCGACCGCCGCTGA
- a CDS encoding ABC transporter permease produces the protein MTSPGDTSAPWAVPDHAPDRRPRLWTPGRTARRETRRRAPWALWVPGAIAALFLLLPLVGLLVRAPWSGLPDLITKHSVREALLLSLETATAATALSLVFGIPLAWLLARTRFPGRSLLRALVTLPLVLPPVVGGVALLLALGRRGIVGQRLDDWFGITLPFTTAGVVVAQTFVAMPFLIVSVEGALNSADRRFEDAAATLGADPWTTFRRVTVPLVAPAVAAGAALCWARALGEFGATITFAGNFPGTTTTMPLAVYLALETDTDAAIALSLVLLAVCVAVLVALRARWFPGARRLLRGRASRPTPVTVGPEGGLG, from the coding sequence ATGACGAGTCCAGGTGACACCTCGGCCCCATGGGCCGTCCCGGACCACGCTCCGGACCGGCGACCCCGCCTGTGGACGCCGGGCCGCACCGCCCGCCGGGAGACCCGCCGCCGGGCGCCGTGGGCGCTGTGGGTGCCCGGGGCGATCGCCGCGTTGTTCCTGCTCCTGCCGCTCGTCGGCCTGCTCGTCCGGGCCCCCTGGTCCGGCCTGCCCGATCTGATCACCAAGCACAGCGTCCGCGAGGCGCTGCTGCTGTCGTTGGAGACCGCCACCGCGGCGACGGCGCTGTCGCTGGTGTTCGGCATTCCGCTTGCCTGGCTGCTGGCCCGGACCAGGTTCCCGGGCCGTTCCCTGCTACGGGCGCTGGTCACGCTGCCGCTGGTGCTGCCGCCCGTCGTCGGCGGGGTGGCGCTGCTGCTGGCGCTCGGCCGGCGCGGCATCGTCGGCCAGCGCCTGGACGACTGGTTCGGGATCACTCTGCCCTTCACCACCGCCGGCGTGGTGGTCGCGCAGACCTTCGTGGCCATGCCCTTCCTCATCGTCTCGGTCGAGGGCGCGCTGAACAGCGCCGATCGCCGCTTCGAGGACGCCGCCGCCACTCTCGGCGCGGACCCCTGGACGACGTTCCGCCGGGTGACCGTCCCGCTGGTCGCGCCCGCCGTCGCCGCCGGAGCCGCGCTGTGCTGGGCCCGCGCCCTCGGCGAGTTCGGCGCGACGATCACCTTCGCCGGCAATTTCCCCGGGACCACCACGACGATGCCGCTGGCCGTCTACCTGGCACTGGAGACGGACACCGACGCCGCCATCGCACTGTCCCTCGTCCTGCTCGCCGTCTGCGTCGCGGTGCTGGTGGCGCTGCGCGCGCGGTGGTTCCCGGGCGCCCGGCGGCTGCTGCGGGGCCGGGCGTCCCGCCCGACACCGGTGACCGTCGGCCCCGAGGGCGGCCTCGGGTGA
- a CDS encoding ABC transporter ATP-binding protein, with protein sequence MTAGTPRTADLGPSEGGPEPASKAGGLDARVTVRRGQFVLAVDVQVARGETVAVLGRSGAGKSTLLRTLAGLLPLDEGRITLAGQVLDDPAQHRFVPSERRPVGVVFQDYLLFPHLRARDNVAFGLRARLGQSRRHARDRADSWLERFGIGELGDRRPGALSGGQSQRVALARALATEPRLLLLDEPLAALDSTTRGEVRTFLRTVLPTLSAPVLIVTHDPTDAEVLADRTIAFEAGHVVAAGA encoded by the coding sequence GTGACCGCCGGCACACCGAGGACCGCGGACCTGGGGCCGTCCGAGGGTGGGCCCGAGCCGGCGTCGAAGGCGGGCGGCCTCGATGCCCGGGTGACGGTGCGCCGCGGCCAGTTCGTCCTCGCCGTCGACGTCCAGGTCGCCCGGGGGGAGACGGTCGCCGTCCTCGGCCGCAGCGGAGCCGGCAAGAGCACTCTGCTGCGCACGCTGGCCGGGCTGCTCCCGCTCGACGAGGGCCGAATCACGCTGGCCGGGCAGGTCCTCGATGACCCCGCGCAGCACCGCTTCGTCCCGTCCGAGCGCCGCCCGGTGGGTGTCGTGTTCCAGGACTACCTGCTGTTCCCGCACCTGCGCGCCCGCGACAACGTGGCGTTCGGTCTGCGGGCCCGTCTCGGCCAGAGCCGCCGGCACGCCCGCGACCGGGCGGACTCCTGGCTGGAACGGTTCGGGATCGGCGAACTCGGCGACCGCCGCCCCGGCGCGCTGTCCGGCGGCCAGAGCCAGCGGGTGGCGCTGGCCCGCGCGCTGGCCACGGAGCCCCGCCTGCTGCTGCTCGACGAGCCGCTGGCCGCGCTGGACAGCACCACGCGGGGGGAGGTTCGCACCTTCCTGCGCACGGTCCTGCCGACGTTGTCCGCACCCGTGCTGATCGTCACGCACGACCCGACCGACGCCGAGGTCCTCGCCGACCGCACGATCGCCTTCGAGGCCGGCCACGTGGTGGCGGCCGGAGCCTGA
- a CDS encoding DUF1918 domain-containing protein, with the protein MAYIGSVVSGPPVTVARATTISEAARKMGRTGVGALLVVDDDRQTDEQQLRDRQASDRQVGDRQVGDRLVGEPQADDRQAGDRRADDRQTPGDRLVGIVTDRDIVLRGVARGIGPDGRIDALMTTEVITVPAGMGVERAYEIFRDHAIRRLPVLDGRRIVGLVSVDDLLIRSEREIADLVHPLCEETFAPHREAAAPVVTEQTSAMTATAAMTATTVMTATGMAAATAMTGGATGSGGTTVAVRMDGFAAPAHRRTPLHAHPGDTLVVHSHIPRAPDRLGEICEARTDAGDPPFAVRWSDTGHVSFVYPGPDAEVRRSGAKPVADRVR; encoded by the coding sequence ATGGCCTACATAGGTTCGGTGGTCAGCGGGCCGCCGGTGACCGTGGCGAGAGCCACGACGATCAGCGAGGCGGCCCGGAAGATGGGGCGAACGGGCGTCGGCGCCCTGCTCGTCGTCGACGATGATCGGCAGACCGACGAACAGCAGCTCAGGGACCGGCAGGCCAGTGATCGGCAAGTCGGGGATCGGCAAGTCGGGGACCGGCTGGTCGGGGAGCCGCAGGCCGATGATCGACAGGCCGGGGATCGGCGGGCCGATGATCGGCAGACCCCCGGGGATCGGTTGGTCGGCATCGTGACCGACCGGGACATCGTCCTGCGCGGGGTCGCACGGGGGATCGGGCCGGACGGCCGGATCGACGCGCTGATGACCACGGAGGTCATCACCGTGCCCGCCGGGATGGGCGTCGAACGGGCCTACGAGATCTTCCGGGATCATGCGATTCGCCGGCTACCAGTGCTGGACGGCCGGCGCATCGTCGGTCTGGTCTCCGTCGACGATCTGCTGATCCGCAGCGAGCGGGAGATCGCCGATCTGGTGCATCCGCTGTGCGAGGAGACGTTCGCCCCGCACCGCGAGGCGGCGGCGCCGGTCGTGACGGAGCAGACGAGCGCCATGACGGCGACAGCAGCCATGACGGCGACAACAGTCATGACCGCGACGGGCATGGCGGCGGCGACGGCCATGACGGGCGGGGCCACCGGAAGCGGGGGCACGACGGTCGCCGTCCGCATGGATGGCTTCGCCGCGCCCGCCCACCGGCGTACCCCGCTGCACGCCCACCCCGGCGACACCCTGGTGGTCCACAGCCACATTCCGCGGGCGCCGGACCGGCTCGGGGAGATCTGCGAGGCGCGGACGGACGCGGGCGACCCGCCGTTCGCCGTGCGTTGGTCCGACACGGGGCACGTCAGCTTCGTGTACCCGGGCCCGGACGCCGAGGTCCGCCGCAGCGGTGCGAAGCCGGTCGCGGATCGCGTCCGCTAG
- a CDS encoding phosphoribosyltransferase family protein, translating into MIFNTRVDAGRQLGDRLAHLRGQDVVVVGLPRGGVPVGYEVARALAAPLDVVLVRKIGVPFQPELAMGAIAEGGVRVVNEETRRLADVGPEAFAEVEAREAAELERRARRFRDGRPRIPLAGRTVVIVDDGIATGSTALAACQVVRAQGAQRVVLATPVAARDRVDWLRRQADEVICVQEPASFFGIGEFYADFDQTPDEEVTDLLRRAATRRLEGAAGPRATESAEPVREEPACTEGVREEPAREEGARSAGVQAEGAGSVAARSEGVGSVAGGPVAARAEADGSVAARSVAARSAAARSEGASDGGGPGAGRVVEVSIPADLVRLAGRLSVPPRPGGVVVFAHGSGSSRSSPRNRFVADTLASAGLATLLFDLLTPDEEHDVGNVFDIVLLARRLLAATAWLREVPATAALPLGYFGASTGAAAALSAAALAKAAGHPALDIAAVVSRGGRPDLAWDALPAVRAPTLLVVGGLDGQVLELNRRARERLTGCVSRLEIVPGATHLFGEPGALERVAALARDWFVDHLTLLGHAHRA; encoded by the coding sequence GTGATCTTCAACACTCGTGTGGACGCGGGCCGGCAGCTCGGCGACCGGCTGGCCCACCTGCGTGGCCAGGACGTCGTCGTCGTGGGGCTGCCCCGCGGCGGGGTCCCCGTCGGGTATGAGGTGGCGCGGGCCCTGGCCGCGCCACTGGACGTGGTCCTCGTCCGCAAGATCGGTGTTCCGTTCCAGCCCGAGCTCGCCATGGGCGCGATCGCCGAGGGCGGGGTGCGGGTCGTCAACGAGGAAACCCGGCGGCTGGCCGACGTCGGTCCGGAAGCGTTCGCCGAGGTCGAGGCGCGGGAGGCCGCCGAGCTGGAGCGGCGCGCCCGGCGCTTCCGGGACGGTCGGCCGCGGATACCCCTCGCCGGTCGCACCGTGGTCATCGTCGACGACGGGATCGCGACCGGTTCGACGGCGCTGGCCGCCTGCCAGGTCGTCCGGGCCCAGGGGGCGCAGCGGGTCGTGCTCGCCACCCCTGTCGCCGCCCGTGACCGCGTCGACTGGCTGCGCCGGCAGGCCGACGAGGTGATCTGCGTCCAGGAGCCGGCGAGCTTCTTCGGGATCGGCGAGTTCTACGCCGACTTCGATCAGACACCGGACGAGGAGGTCACCGATCTGCTGCGCCGGGCCGCCACCCGCAGGTTGGAGGGTGCGGCCGGGCCTCGCGCCACCGAGTCGGCGGAGCCCGTCCGCGAGGAGCCAGCCTGCACGGAGGGTGTCCGCGAGGAGCCCGCCCGCGAGGAGGGTGCCCGCTCGGCGGGTGTCCAGGCGGAGGGCGCCGGTTCGGTGGCCGCCCGTTCGGAGGGTGTCGGTTCGGTGGCGGGAGGCCCGGTGGCTGCCCGTGCTGAGGCTGACGGTTCGGTGGCTGCCCGTTCGGTGGCTGCCCGTTCGGCGGCTGCCCGTTCGGAGGGTGCCAGCGACGGTGGGGGCCCCGGGGCGGGCCGGGTCGTGGAGGTGTCGATTCCCGCCGATCTGGTGCGGCTCGCCGGCCGGCTGAGCGTGCCCCCCCGGCCGGGCGGGGTGGTCGTCTTCGCGCACGGCAGCGGCAGCAGCCGCAGCAGCCCGCGCAACCGCTTCGTCGCCGACACCCTGGCGTCCGCGGGGCTGGCCACGCTGCTGTTCGATCTGCTGACCCCGGACGAGGAGCACGACGTCGGGAACGTGTTCGACATCGTCCTGCTCGCCCGGCGCCTGCTTGCCGCGACCGCGTGGCTGCGGGAGGTGCCCGCGACCGCCGCCCTCCCGCTGGGCTACTTCGGCGCGAGCACCGGCGCCGCGGCGGCTCTGTCGGCCGCGGCCCTGGCCAAGGCCGCCGGGCACCCGGCCCTCGACATCGCCGCCGTCGTCTCCCGGGGCGGGCGGCCGGACCTGGCCTGGGATGCGCTGCCGGCCGTGCGGGCGCCGACCCTGCTCGTCGTCGGCGGGCTCGACGGGCAGGTCCTCGAACTGAACCGGCGGGCGCGGGAGCGGCTCACCGGCTGCGTGAGTCGCCTGGAGATCGTGCCGGGCGCGACGCATCTCTTCGGCGAGCCGGGTGCGCTGGAGCGGGTGGCCGCGCTCGCCCGGGACTGGTTCGTCGACCACCTCACCCTGCTGGGGCATGCACACCGGGCCTGA
- a CDS encoding tetratricopeptide repeat protein, whose protein sequence is MGIGEEIRARRLGGARISAQRIFTDRLSEAEAFAGKVDQLRQLRAEHPDVTLDFGAARRNVLAFYGDGGIGKTSLSRELERRFLAADRKNRQAVRIDFSEPAARDPELYILHLRAGLAPLKDFPAFDTGLALYWARQNPGVALADFIAHQSSLGTAAQRQRFARELSEFTQSVLDNAGLVVGGASRAARFAWRQIQNSRVVRDLRKNCPFFEACATEQDTEQLRLHLPLLLAWDLMRIQAKHSTGIAIFLDTFEHVSGQRRSARLGDLEDSVVRSAFFLPTSMFVITSRRRLDWAADIRSPSLEFCGPTVWPGLTDGPASDQHRVGMLSAEDSADYLEHCLADDAGEPVIPAALRREVARLSEGMPLYLDVACNHYLALLGRGHTPAVSDFAGGLPQIVMRLMEDLDDPQSDLLRAAALLRVFDRRTLRVALPELRSSAVEHFLDRSFVLHREDDIFSIHELLQASVRLQDSFTANPWSAEEWAAVAGRLVAYWSALFDDPDSALWQDRRTQALAFWQLVGLYSTLGTSIPELAYIIMQVQLRGVWATIDAGRDQPEALLTEPGRSLLTLLDGMMERQIGDLQRTIDLLAPFSTDSPQPIENNLRRLALYYLGETYDLRGGGDAAATFQTLATGHDDRLAHEALIALAHSRSRDGDNVAALALAQRFDPDLRDGELRYRLHELLGHIWWCAGAFDRAAHHFALTRQTAEEQDSPLLLALARRHLALAQCWSNPMLVLAEIDETEQLNRDLGLPPGIAQCQMSRATALIGQAPLATVDELLGAATDTFTAGGYLDDAIGPVAIGVFAAAAHGDLELANARKAVLFERAEGRRVRHWLAAADIWTLGADPHGRVTWPEGTEVSVAAWTAPLLARRR, encoded by the coding sequence ATGGGTATCGGTGAAGAGATTCGGGCACGTCGCCTCGGCGGCGCCCGCATCTCCGCGCAGCGGATATTCACCGACCGGCTTTCCGAGGCGGAGGCGTTCGCCGGCAAGGTCGACCAGTTGCGGCAACTGCGGGCAGAGCATCCGGACGTGACCCTGGATTTCGGCGCTGCCCGTCGCAACGTCCTCGCCTTCTACGGCGACGGGGGGATAGGGAAGACGAGCCTGAGCCGTGAGCTGGAGCGTCGATTCCTCGCCGCCGACCGGAAGAACCGCCAGGCCGTCCGCATCGACTTTTCCGAGCCGGCCGCCCGCGATCCCGAACTCTACATTCTGCACCTGCGGGCCGGCCTCGCTCCACTCAAGGACTTCCCGGCGTTCGACACCGGCCTGGCCCTGTACTGGGCGCGCCAGAATCCTGGGGTCGCGCTCGCCGACTTTATCGCGCACCAGTCGTCGCTGGGGACGGCCGCCCAGCGGCAGCGTTTCGCCCGCGAGCTGTCGGAATTCACACAGAGCGTCCTCGACAACGCGGGCCTGGTCGTCGGGGGCGCCAGCCGGGCGGCACGGTTCGCCTGGCGGCAGATCCAGAACTCACGGGTTGTGCGGGATCTGCGGAAGAACTGCCCGTTCTTCGAGGCCTGCGCGACCGAGCAGGACACCGAACAGCTGCGCCTACACCTCCCGCTGCTGCTGGCCTGGGACCTCATGCGCATCCAAGCCAAGCACAGCACCGGCATAGCGATCTTCCTCGACACGTTCGAGCATGTGTCGGGCCAGCGGCGTTCGGCTCGGCTCGGTGATCTCGAAGACAGCGTGGTCCGCAGCGCCTTCTTCCTGCCGACGTCGATGTTCGTCATCACCTCCCGTCGCCGGCTGGACTGGGCCGCCGACATCCGCTCACCGTCGTTGGAGTTCTGCGGGCCGACGGTGTGGCCCGGACTGACCGACGGTCCCGCATCCGACCAGCATCGCGTCGGGATGCTCAGCGCCGAGGACAGCGCGGACTACCTCGAGCACTGCCTGGCCGACGACGCCGGGGAGCCGGTCATTCCCGCCGCGCTACGACGCGAGGTCGCCCGGCTGTCCGAAGGCATGCCGCTCTATCTCGACGTCGCCTGCAACCACTACCTGGCGCTGCTCGGCCGCGGGCACACACCGGCCGTCAGCGACTTCGCCGGCGGGCTGCCCCAGATCGTGATGCGCCTGATGGAGGACCTCGACGATCCGCAGTCCGATCTGCTGCGCGCCGCCGCGTTGCTGCGCGTCTTCGACCGGCGCACGCTGCGCGTCGCGCTACCCGAGCTCCGCTCCTCCGCGGTCGAACACTTCCTCGACCGCAGCTTCGTCCTGCACCGCGAGGACGACATCTTCTCCATCCACGAACTGCTGCAGGCCTCCGTCCGACTGCAGGACTCCTTCACCGCCAACCCGTGGTCCGCCGAGGAATGGGCCGCTGTCGCCGGCCGCCTGGTCGCCTACTGGTCCGCGCTGTTCGACGATCCCGACTCCGCGCTCTGGCAGGACCGCCGGACGCAGGCCCTGGCCTTCTGGCAGCTCGTCGGGCTGTACAGCACGCTCGGGACCAGCATCCCCGAGCTGGCGTACATCATCATGCAGGTCCAGCTCCGCGGAGTCTGGGCCACTATCGACGCCGGCCGCGACCAACCCGAGGCTCTGCTCACCGAGCCCGGCCGGAGCCTGCTCACCCTGCTCGACGGGATGATGGAACGCCAGATCGGCGACCTCCAGCGCACCATCGACCTTCTCGCACCGTTCAGCACCGACTCGCCGCAGCCGATCGAGAACAACCTGCGGCGCCTGGCCCTGTACTACCTCGGCGAGACCTACGACCTGCGTGGCGGTGGTGATGCCGCCGCCACTTTCCAGACCCTCGCCACCGGGCACGACGACCGCCTCGCCCACGAAGCCCTCATCGCCCTGGCCCACTCCCGATCACGCGACGGCGACAACGTGGCCGCGCTCGCCCTCGCGCAGCGCTTCGACCCGGACCTCCGCGACGGGGAACTGCGCTACCGCCTCCACGAACTCCTCGGCCACATCTGGTGGTGCGCCGGCGCGTTCGACCGCGCGGCCCACCACTTCGCCCTCACCCGGCAGACGGCCGAGGAGCAGGACTCACCGTTGCTGCTCGCGCTCGCCCGGCGCCACCTGGCCCTCGCCCAGTGCTGGAGCAATCCCATGCTCGTCCTCGCCGAGATCGACGAAACCGAGCAGCTCAACCGCGACCTCGGCCTGCCTCCCGGCATCGCGCAGTGCCAGATGTCCCGCGCCACGGCCCTCATCGGCCAGGCTCCGCTCGCGACCGTTGACGAGCTCCTTGGCGCCGCCACCGACACCTTCACCGCCGGGGGCTACCTGGACGACGCCATCGGCCCGGTTGCCATCGGAGTGTTCGCCGCCGCCGCCCACGGCGATCTCGAGCTCGCCAATGCCCGCAAGGCCGTGCTGTTCGAGCGGGCCGAAGGCCGCCGCGTCCGCCACTGGCTCGCCGCCGCCGACATCTGGACCCTCGGCGCGGACCCCCACGGCCGAGTCACCTGGCCCGAGGGGACAGAAGTCAGTGTCGCCGCCTGGACGGCGCCACTGCTCGCCCGGCGACGGTGA
- a CDS encoding SDR family NAD(P)-dependent oxidoreductase, whose amino-acid sequence MSAAVVTGAGHGIGLATAQALAADGYKIVAVDRDRGALEAADLPAGSLLVEHDLAAVNSDVLATLPEDVRVGVLVNNVGVMDGRSFLELPVADAARVLQTNIVGSWAVTRAVVDHMLARSVRGSIVFNLSLHASRVRMCPDYSMSKAALAMLMQELAVELGPAGIRVNAVSPGAIDTGQVPTEEAQAHRERSAALVALGRVGEPEDVAKVIAWLCSEQAGYVTGTDVRVDGGLFHYNWLHHLYGSAAAERDRTR is encoded by the coding sequence GTGTCTGCCGCGGTGGTGACCGGCGCGGGTCATGGGATCGGCCTGGCGACGGCGCAGGCGCTCGCCGCCGACGGCTACAAGATCGTGGCGGTCGACCGGGACCGCGGCGCGTTGGAAGCGGCGGATCTGCCTGCGGGCTCGCTGCTTGTGGAGCACGACCTCGCCGCCGTGAACTCCGACGTCCTCGCGACGCTCCCCGAAGATGTTCGTGTCGGGGTGTTGGTGAACAACGTCGGGGTCATGGACGGCCGGTCGTTTCTGGAACTGCCGGTGGCCGATGCCGCTCGGGTGCTGCAGACGAACATCGTCGGGTCGTGGGCGGTGACCCGCGCGGTGGTGGATCACATGCTGGCCCGGAGCGTGCGCGGGTCGATCGTGTTCAATTTGTCGCTGCATGCGTCGCGGGTGCGGATGTGTCCGGACTATTCGATGAGCAAGGCGGCGCTGGCGATGTTGATGCAGGAGCTGGCGGTGGAGCTCGGTCCGGCCGGGATCCGGGTGAATGCGGTGTCGCCGGGGGCGATCGACACGGGCCAGGTTCCGACTGAGGAGGCGCAGGCCCACCGGGAGCGCAGCGCGGCGCTGGTGGCGCTGGGGCGGGTGGGTGAGCCGGAGGACGTCGCGAAGGTCATCGCCTGGTTGTGTTCAGAGCAGGCCGGTTATGTGACCGGGACGGATGTTCGGGTCGATGGCGGGTTGTTCCACTACAACTGGCTGCACCACCTGTATGGCAGCGCGGCAGCCGAACGGGACCGCACCCGGTAG